In Haliotis asinina isolate JCU_RB_2024 chromosome 16, JCU_Hal_asi_v2, whole genome shotgun sequence, the following are encoded in one genomic region:
- the LOC137268274 gene encoding arylsulfatase B-like: MEKFTFVFFSVLVLYTAAQRPNIVFIVADDLGWYDVGFRNPNMKTPNIDKLATEGIIFESAYVQPYCSPSRTAFMSGMFPFKVGMQHAVLGDSQAACVPLNYTFLPQELKKLGYATHMVGKWHLGFCKWECTPTYRGFDTFFGYYSAEEGYFNHSLGAYLDFRDNKHPAWHYDGEYSAYTFTRKAIDIINEHNVSQPLFMYLPYQNVHAPIEVPEKYYNMYPNVINPGRRTYSGMVSALDEAVGNVTQALKEKGLFENTLILFTADNGGPIISYACNWPLRGGKHSIWEGGTRGVSFMYGAGLKKTKTSYNGMIHAVDWKPTLVTAAGGSPETSIDGISHWESIRNGYPSSRTEFIYNLDDFEPAVEGHAGIRVGDYKLIMGYPGGPDGWHRPMNGTERELYETIVYFKGDNPVQLYNIRDDPTEHNDLAAQLPDIVDKLKARIEDYRKQMVPALYPPPDPASNPKNFGNVWSPGWC; the protein is encoded by the exons ATGGAGAAGTTCACATTTGTGTTCTTCTCGGTTCTTGTGCTGTATACCGCAGCACAACGCCCTAACATTGTCTTCATAGTTGCAGATGACTTAG GATGGTACGATGTTGGTTTCCGAAACCCAAACATGAAGACTCCTAACATCGACAAACTGGCAACAGAGGGCATCATCTTTGAGAGCGCATATGTCCAGCCGTATTGCAGCCC GTCTCGAACGGCTTTTATGAGTGGAATGTTTCCATTCAAGGTCGGTATGCAG CACGCAGTTCTGGGAGATTCCCAGGCCGCTTGTGTGCCTCTCAACTATACCTTCCTGCCACAAGAGTTGAAGAAACTTGGCTACGCTACTCACATGGTCGGCAA GTGGCACCTGGGTTTCTGTAAATGGgagtgcacacctacctacagAGGGTTCGATACGTTCTTCGGTTACTACAGTGCAGAAGAGGGTTACTTCAATCACAGCCTTG GTGCCTATTTAGACTTCCGAGACAACAAACATCCGGCTTGGCATTACGACGGAGAGTATTCAGCT TACACATTCACAAGAAAAGCTATTGACATCATCAACGAACACAACGTCTCCCAGCCTCTGTTTATGTACCTGCCATATCAGAATGTGCATGCTCCGATTGAG GTTCCAGAAAAGTACTACAACATGTATCCTAATGTGATAAACCCAGGCCGCAGGACATATTCAG gaATGGTTTCTGCCCTCGACGAAGCAGTTGGAAACGTTACACAGGCACTTAAAGAGAAGGGGCTGTTTGAAAACACACTCATTCTGTTTACAGCTGAT aatggtGGACCTATTATTAGTTATGCTTGCAACTGGCCCCTCAGAGGAGGGAAGCACTCGATCTGGGAAGGGGGCACCAGAGGGGTGTCCTTCATGTACGGTGCTGGACTGAAGAAAACAAAGACAAGTTACAATGG AATGATACACGCTGTGGACTGGAAGCCCACCTTGGTGACAGCAGCTGGTGGATCTCCTG AGACGTCGATCGATGGCATAAGCCACTGGGAATCCATTAGGAATGGCTATCCATCGTCAAGGACCGAGTTCATATACAACCTTGACGACTTTGAACCTGCAGTGGAAGGCCATGCTGGAATAAG GGTTGGAGACTACAAGTTGATAATGGGCTACCCAGGTGGACCTGATGGTTGGCACAGGCCAATGAACGGGACTGAAAGGGAACTCTATGAGACCATCGTATATTTCAAAGGCGACAATCCAGTGCAGCTCTACAATATACGTG ATGACCCCACTGAGCATAACGACCTGGCAGCACAGCTGCCGGACATAGTTGACAAACTAAAAGCCCGGATTGAGGACTACCGGAAGCAGATGGTTCCCGCCCTCTACCCACCTCCTGATCCTGCCTCTAACCCTAAAAACTTCGGAAACGTCTGGAGCCCCGGCTGGTGTTGA
- the LOC137267946 gene encoding arylsulfatase B-like, whose amino-acid sequence MELRQLCALFLFSLPLSSAQRPNIVFIVADDLGWNDVGFRNPDMKTPNIDQLATEGIIFENAYVQPLCSPSRTAFMSGMFPFHAGMQHLVVGPPQAVCVPLNYTFLPQELKKLGYATHMIGKWHLGFCKWECTPTYRGFDTFFGYYNAAEDYFHHNVGRYLDYRDNQLPARNYSGEYSAFTFAQRAVDIIHRHNVSQPLFMYLPYQNVHGPIEVPQKYEDMYPSVRNEGRRKYCGMVSALDEAVGNVTKALKERGLFENTLILFTADNGGPIEVYANNWPLRGGKHTIWEGGTRGTSFMYGAGLQKTRTTYDGMIHAVDWKSTLVSAAGGTPETDIDGMSHWDSIRNGLPSSRTEFIYNIDDFEVPREGHAGIRVGDYKLILGYPGGPDGWHRPMNRTEDDKYEQTVYTEGDEPVHLFNIREDPTEHNDLAQQMPDMVAKLRARFEEYKKTMVPANFPEPDPASDPRKYGDVWSPGWC is encoded by the exons ATGGAGCTTCGACAGCTATGTGCTCTGTTCCTGTTTTCCTTACCATTGTCATCTGCACAGCGTCCTAACATTGTGTTTATTGTGGCAGATGACTTAG GTTGGAATGATGTTGGTTTCCGGAATCCTGACATGAAGACTCCAAACATCGACCAACTCGCCACAGAAGGAATCATCTTCGAGAATGCATATGTCCAGCCACTGTGCAGCCC ATCCCGGACTGCTTTTATGAGTGGAATGTTCCCATTCCATGCGGGAATGCAG CATCTTGTGGTGGGGCCTCCCCAAGCGGTGTGCGTGCCCCTCAACTATACATTCCTGCCCCAGGAACTGAAGAAACTCGGCTACGCTACTCACATGATCGGAAA ATGGCACCTGGGTTTCTGCAAGTGGGAATGCACACCAACGTACCGAGGCTTTGACACTTTCTTTGGTTATTATAACGCGGCTGAGGACTATTTCCATCACAACGTAG GCAGGTATTTAGACTACAGAGACAATCAACTCCCAGCACGAAACTATTCCGGGGAATATTCAGCT TTCACATTCGCTCAGAGAGCTGTTGACATCATCCATCGACATAACGTATCTCAGCCGCTGTTTATGTACCTTCCTTATCAGAATGTGCATGGTCCTATTGAG GTGCCTCAGAAGTACGAGGATATGTATCCGAGCGTCAGAAACGAAGGGCGGAGAAAGTACTGTG GAATGGTGTCTGCCCTTGATGAGGCTGTGGGAAATGTCACCAAGGCCCTGAAGGAAAGGGGCTTGTTTGAAAATACCCTGATTCTATTCACTGCagat AATGGAGGTCCTATTGAAGTTTATGCCAACAACTGGCCCTTAAGAGGAGGAAAACACACCATCTGGGAGGGTGGTACGAGGGGGACATCCTTCATGTATGGTGCTGGGCTTCAAAAGACAAGGACGACATATGATGG gatgaTCCACGCAGTAGATTGGAAGTCTACTTTAGTGTCGGCTGCTGGTGGAACGCCAG AAACTGACATCGATGGAATGAGTCACTGGGATTCTATCCGAAATGGTCTTCCCTCGTCAAGGACAGAGTTCATCTACAACATTGACGACTTTGAAGTCCCAAGGGAAGGTCATGCTGGAATCAG AGTAGGAGACTACAAGCTGATCCTCGGGTACCCTGGAGGCCCTGATGGCTGGCACAGACCCATGAACAGGACCGAGGACGACAAATATGAACAGACAGTTTATACCGAGGGAGATGAACCAGTTCATCTCTTCAACATTCGAG AGGATCCGACTGAGCACAATGACCTTGCACAGCAGATGCCGGACATGGTTGCCAAGCTGCGTGCCCGGTTTGAAGAGTACAAGAAGACGATGGTGCCAGCCAACTTCCCTGAACCAGATCCTGCATCTGACCCCAGAAAGTATGGAGATGTTTGGAGTCCCGGATGGTGCTAA